A single genomic interval of Pseudochaenichthys georgianus chromosome 3, fPseGeo1.2, whole genome shotgun sequence harbors:
- the slc6a5 gene encoding sodium- and chloride-dependent glycine transporter 2 encodes MFQDFSDQREMAKQPASAPTGYIPAQQPDGAAGLTASKPDNTAACPPASPHHHPAPQPPAPCNEGKTFSSTENKPGELDSNKAYGTFKNTAPAAPGSVVVNSAFSKESAGSAREGAALYGDPLRAAEQNNTAGNWTAMSQTTIILGTDGNTSVQPGTVAGVSQEDEEGDENKARGNWTNKLDFILSMVGYAVGLGNVWRFPYLAFQNGGGAFLIPYLTMLGIAGVPIFLMEVALGQFASQGPVSVWKCIPALQGCGIAMLIISVLIAIYYNIIMCWTLYYLFASLKGSLPWANCRNEWNTAECKDKDMLLLDSCILRDRNFTSIKNSSFCLSANTMGNLSKLLNMTVDGNHTYVSPSEEYFKYNVLHISKGIEFPGDIRWPLAGCLMLAWLIVYASLAKGIKSSGKVVYFTATFPYVVLVILLIRGVTLPGAFNGILYFITPKWEKLWSAKVWKDAATQIFFSLSAAWGGLITLSSYNKFHNNCYRDTIIVTCTNSATSIFAGFVIFSVIGFMAHELKVPIEQVADEGPGIAFVVYPEALTRLPLSPFWAIIFFLMLLTLGLDTMFATIETIVTSVSDEFPKYLRKNKPLFTLIFCAIFFVCGFPMITENGMFMLQLVDTYAASYSLVIIAICELLGISYLYGLQRFCEDIEMMIGFQPNRFWRICWGFVTPTILTC; translated from the exons ATGTTCCAGGATTTCTCTGACCAGAGAGAAATGGCCAAACAGCCGGCCAGCGCTCCCACCGGCTACATCCCTGCGCAGCAGCCCGACGGAGCTGCGGGACTTACAGCAAGCAAACCGGACAACACGGCCGCCTGCCCGCCGGCTTCCCCTCACCACCACCCGGCGCCTCAGCCGCCTGCTCCCTGCAACGAGGGCAAAACTTTTTCTTCCACGGAAAATAAACCGGGAGAACTGGACAGCAATAAAGCGTATGGGACGTTTAAAAACACCGCTCCAGCGGCCCCTGGATCCGTGGTCGTGAACTCGGCCTTCAGTAAAGAATCCGCAGGTTCGGCCCGAGAGGGGGCCGCCCTGTACGGCGACCCACTCCGGGCAGCAGAGCAGAACAACACCGCGGGCAACTGGACGGCTATGAGCCAAACCACCATCATCCTGGGAACAGATGGTAACACGTCTGTTCAGCCCGGCACCGTGGCGGGGGTAAGTCAG gaggatgaagagggagATGAGAATAAGGCCAGAGGAAACTGGACCAATAAACTGGATTTTATTCTGTCTATGGTGGGCTATGCTGTGGGTCTGGGGAACGTGTGGCGGTTTCCTTATCTTGCCTTCCAAAATGGTGGAG GAGCTTTTTTGATCCCCTACCTGACAATGTTGGGCATTGCTGGCGTCCCCATCTTTTTGATGGAGGTGGCCCTGGGCCAGTTTGCCAGCCAGGGGCCCGTGTCAGTGTGGAAATGCATCCCAGCTCTGCAAG gtTGCGGGATTGCCATGTTGATAATATCTGTCTTGATAGCCATATACTATAATATTATTATGTGCTGGACACTGTACTACCTGTTCGCTTCGTTGAAGGGCTCACTGCCATGGGCTAACTGTAGGAATGAGTGGAACACGGCGGAATGTAAGGACAAAGACATGCTGCTGCTAg ACTCGTGCATCCTGCGGGACAGAAACTTCACCTCCATCAAGAACTCCTCTTTCTGTCTGTCCGCAAACACTATGGGAAACCTGAGCAAACTGCTGAACATGACGGTGGACGGCAACCACACCTACGTCAGCCCCAGCGAGGAGTACTTCAA GTACAACGTGTTGCACATCTCCAAAGGAATTGAGTTTCCAGGAGATATCCGCTGGCCTCTGGCAGGCTGTCTGATGCTCGCCTGGTTAATCGTCTACGCTTCTCTAGCCAAAGGAATCAAATCGTCAGGAAAG GTGGTGTATTTCACAGCCACCTTCCCCTACGTGGTGCTGGTCATCCTGCTCATCAGAGGAGTGACCCTCCCTGGTGCCTTCAACGGCATCCTCTACTTCATAACTCCAAAGTGGGAGAAACTGTGGTCTGCAAAG GTGTGGAAAGACGCAGCCACTCAGATCTTCTTCTCTCTGTCGGCTGCTTGGGGAGGCCTCATCACTCTCTCTTCCTACAATAAGTTCCACAATAACTGCTAcag GGATACTATTATTGTGACATGTACAAACAGTGCGACCAGTATATTTGCTGGCTTTGTCATCTTCTCGGTCATTGGTTTCATGGCACATGAGTTGAAAGTGCCGATAGAGCAGGTGGCGGATGAAG gtCCAGGCATAGCATTCGTGGTGTATCCAGAGGCGCTGACCAGACTTCCACTGTCTCCTTTCTGGGCGATCATTTTCTTCCTCATGCTCCTGACTCTTGGCCTGGATACCATG TTCGCCACCATAGAGACCATCGTAACCTCGGTGTCGGACGAGTTCCCCAAATACTTGAGGAAAAACAAACCACTCTTTACTTTGATCTTCTGTGCCATCTTCTTCGTCTGCGGGTTCCCTATGATTACAGAG AATGGGATGTTCATGCTGCAGTTGGTGGACACGTACGCAGCCTCCTACTCGTTGGTCATCATTGCGATCTGTGAGCTGTTGGGGATTTCCTACCTCTATG GTCTGCAGAGATTTTGTGAGGACATTGAAATGATGATTGGTTTCCAGCCAAACCGATTCTGGAGAATCTGCTGGGGTTTTGTGACTCCAACCATTCTGACG TGCTAA